Proteins encoded by one window of Myxocyprinus asiaticus isolate MX2 ecotype Aquarium Trade chromosome 35, UBuf_Myxa_2, whole genome shotgun sequence:
- the LOC127426161 gene encoding interleukin-10-like produces the protein MIFSGVMFSLMFLLSDNAQCRKVDGKSECCSLVEGFPVRLKELRSSYKEIQSFYESNDDLDALLDDTVQHNINSPYGCHVINEILRFYLESVLPKAVKKIHFKTPIDSIGNIFQELKRDMLKCRNYFSCQKPFEISNIKNSYEKLDGNGVNKAIGELDLLFNYIEQYLASKRVKH, from the exons ATGATTTTCTCTGGAGTCATGTTTTCTCTTATGTTTCTGCTTTCTGACAATGCTCAGTGCAGAAAAGTCGACGGCAAATCTGAGTGCTGCTCTTTGGTGGAGGGCTTTCCTGTGAGGCTGAAGGAGCTCCGTTCGTCATATAAAGAAATACAGAGTTTTTAT GAGTCAAATGACGACTTGGATGCGTTATTAGACGATACTGTGCAACACAACATAAAT AGTCCTTACGGGTGTCATGTCATTAACGAGATCCTGCGCTTCTACTTGGAGAGCGTTCTGCCTAAAGCTGTCAAGAAGATCCACTTCAAAACACCCATCGACTCCATTGGAAATATATTCCAGGAGCTCAAGAGGGATATGCTGAAATGC AGGAATTACTTTTCTTGTCAAAAGCCTTTTGAGATCTCCAACATAAAGAACTCGTATGAAAAA TTAGACGGAAACGGTGTTAACAAAGCCATTGGAGAGCTTGATTTGCTGTTCAATTACATTGAACAATATCTGGCATCAAAGAGAGTCAAGCACTAA
- the il19l gene encoding interleukin 19 like: MMKNSLILYSLLLCTLLGCLWGTAQGRKLHLGNCVVNIHTHELRHHFQHIRQGMIAGDNNKGIRLLGKEVMNSLQGTESCCFLRQLLHFYMDKVFINYTTSHSLHRRITSVLANSFLSITKDLRVCHANANCECSEGATQKLADIKTKYNKLDQTAGTVKAIGELDSLFEWLESFQHH; the protein is encoded by the exons ATGATGAAGAATTCATTGATCCTATACAGCTTGCTTTTATGTACTCTGTTGGGTTGTCTATGGGGCACAGCTCAGGGTCGGAAGCTTCACCTAGGCAACTGTGTTGTTAACATTCACACTCATGAGCTCAGGCATCACTTCCAGCACATACGTCAAGGCATG ATTGCAGGAGATAACAACAAGGGTATCAGATTACTTGGAAAAGAAGTGATGAACAGTTTACAA GGTACAGAAAGCTGTTGCTTCCTAAGGCAGCTACTTCACTTCTACATGGATAAGGTTTTTATCAACTACACCACCAGCCATTCCCTACATCGCAGGATCACCAGTGTCCTAGCAAACTCCTTCCTCAGTATCACCAAGGACCTACGAGTCTGT CATGCTAATGCAAACTGTGAGTGCAGTGAAGGTGCCACTCAAAAACTCGCAGACATTAAAACCAAGTACAACAAG CTTGATCAAACAGCAGGAACAGTGAAGGCTATTGGAGAGCTGGACTCGTTATTTGAATGGCTTGAAAGTTTTCAACACCACTGA